Genomic DNA from Cloeon dipterum chromosome 3, ieCloDipt1.1, whole genome shotgun sequence:
gtctgaaattgatttttaatggaaatcaAACAGATGgcaatatttcaaagaaagcaaaagcacacatattaaattgttgttttcgTGTACATCACTTAACagagtcaaaataaatatcaaaatatatttttagagaatttaatttgcagtcaaaacatttcatacgcttctcacaatcagtcgtCTGAACTATCCTCATCCCCCACTGACTCTGCAAATCCGGATTCACTGGTTTCACTGCTGCTGTCGTCGGAGCTAGCTATCTGATAGTAATGTATGCAACGTAACTTTACCGTTAGCATGTTCAAGGAGTTTCTGATGAGGTAGGACATCAACCAGTCCCTATTTGTGACTCTTCTCGCCAGACACGTTGGGCTCCTCATTCCGTCAAAGCTGGACATCGCCTCCCACTTTGATTCTCCGGTTTCCGATTCAGTCGTACAGTCGTCAGAGCTATCCTCGTTGGACATTTCCTCTCCCGCTGACCCTTCAAATCCGGATTCACTGGATGCACTGGATTCACTGCTGCTGTCGTCGGAGCTAGCTATCGGATGGAAATGTATGCATTTTAACTTCAAGGTTAGGCAGTTCAAGGAGTTCCAGTCGTCAGAGCTATCCTCGTTGGACGTTTCCTCCCACGTTGATTCTTCGGTGTCCGATTCAGTCGTCCAGTCGTCAGAGTTATCCTCGTTGAACATCTCCTCCCCCGCTGACTCTTCAAATCTGGATTCACTGGATTCAATGCTGTCGTCGAAAATATCGGATGGATGTGTGAAACTAATCTTAGTTTGAATCCTAGTAGGTTCATTAAGGCATCCATCACTGCAGGGGGACATCTTCACGTCCGCCTCTGTGAATCTCGACCTAGCTATGCCCATCTTGACGGATTGAACGTTTGGGCTTATTAGTTCTAAAATCGAACATCGGCTGTTGTTTAATA
This window encodes:
- the LOC135941047 gene encoding uncharacterized protein LOC135941047; its protein translation is MGIARSRFTEADVKMSPCSDGCLNEPTRIQTKISFTHPSDIFDDSIESSESRFEESAGEEMFNEDNSDDWTTESDTEESTWEETSNEDSSDDWNSLNCLTLKLKCIHFHPIASSDDSSSESSASSESGFEGSAGEEMSNEDSSDDCTTESETGESKWEAMSSFDGMRSPTCLARRVTNRDWLMSYLIRNSLNMLTVKLRCIHYYQIASSDDSSSETSESGFAESVGDEDSSDD